In Chitinophagaceae bacterium, the following are encoded in one genomic region:
- the fsa gene encoding fructose-6-phosphate aldolase translates to MKFFIDTANLEQIKEAHELGILDGVTTNPSLMSKEGISGQKDIYNHYIKICELVGDGDISAEVIATDFKEIVKEGEALADLHPNIVVKVPMIKDGIKAIRHFTDNGIKTNCTLVFSAGQAILAAKAGATYLSPFIGRVDDISWDGIRLIEQISHIYSMQGFETEILAASIRNPLHIVKCAEAGADVITSPLNAILGLLNHPLTDIGLAKFLEDHKKLNG, encoded by the coding sequence ATGAAGTTTTTTATAGATACTGCAAATCTGGAACAAATTAAAGAAGCTCATGAACTGGGTATACTTGATGGTGTGACTACTAACCCTTCCTTAATGAGTAAAGAAGGAATTAGCGGACAAAAAGATATTTATAATCACTATATTAAAATTTGTGAATTGGTTGGTGATGGTGATATAAGTGCCGAAGTGATTGCAACTGATTTTAAAGAAATTGTAAAAGAAGGGGAGGCCCTGGCCGATTTACACCCGAATATAGTCGTAAAGGTTCCCATGATTAAAGATGGTATTAAAGCTATAAGGCATTTTACCGATAATGGAATTAAAACAAATTGCACTTTAGTTTTTTCTGCCGGTCAGGCAATTTTGGCTGCTAAAGCCGGAGCAACTTATTTATCTCCTTTTATTGGTAGGGTGGATGATATAAGTTGGGATGGAATAAGATTGATTGAGCAAATATCTCATATCTATTCAATGCAGGGTTTTGAAACCGAAATTTTAGCTGCTTCTATAAGAAATCCTCTACATATTGTTAAATGCGCTGAAGCGGGCGCTGATGTTATTACGTCTCCCTTAAATGCAATTTTAGGACTTTTAAATCATCCTTTAACAGATATTGGCCTGGCCAAATTTTTAGAAGATCACAAAAAGCTTAACGGCTAA
- a CDS encoding acyl-CoA carboxylase subunit beta translates to MQNIEFNKNEDYNKLLFSQVKKHLDKIFLGGGKKNIEKQHKKGKMTARERIDYLIDKNTSLLEIGAFAGFEMYEEYGGCPGGGVVTGIGRVKGRLCMIIANDATVKAGAWFPITGKKNLRAQEIAMENKLPVIYLVDSAGVFLPMQDEIFPDKEHFGRMFRNNAMMSSEGIPQIAAIMGSCVAGGAYLPIMSDEALIVENTGSIFLAGPYLVKAAIGENTDGETLGGASTHSEISGVTDYKMPDDKTCLETIRDLIDKLGERPKAGFSREKSLPPKHDTKEIYGIFPEKNAKQYDTIDIIKRIVDESKFIEYKKGYGKSIVCGYARIDGWSVGIVANQRKIVKNAKGEMQFGGVIYSDSADKSARFIMNCNQKKIPLVFLQDVTGFMVGTKSEHGGIIKDGAKMVNAVSNSVVPKITLIIGNSYGAGNYAMCGKAYDPRFIFAWPSAKIAVMGGEQAAKTLLQIQVSSLKAKNEIITAEDEKALLEKITNRYNTQTTPYYAASRLWVDDIIDPAASRKIISTCIEAANNAPIERKFNSGVMQT, encoded by the coding sequence ATGCAAAACATAGAATTTAATAAAAATGAGGATTACAATAAATTACTTTTTTCACAGGTAAAAAAACATTTGGATAAAATCTTTCTGGGGGGTGGCAAGAAGAATATAGAGAAACAGCACAAGAAGGGAAAGATGACTGCCAGAGAAAGAATTGATTACCTTATTGATAAAAATACTTCTTTATTAGAAATTGGAGCATTTGCCGGTTTTGAAATGTATGAAGAGTATGGAGGATGCCCGGGCGGTGGAGTAGTAACCGGCATTGGACGTGTAAAAGGTCGGTTGTGTATGATTATTGCTAATGATGCTACAGTAAAAGCCGGAGCCTGGTTTCCAATAACGGGAAAGAAAAACCTTAGAGCTCAGGAAATAGCAATGGAGAATAAATTGCCGGTCATCTATTTAGTGGATAGTGCAGGAGTTTTTCTGCCTATGCAGGATGAAATTTTTCCGGATAAGGAACATTTTGGACGAATGTTCAGAAATAATGCCATGATGTCATCTGAAGGGATTCCACAAATAGCAGCTATCATGGGCAGTTGTGTCGCGGGTGGGGCATATTTACCAATTATGTCAGATGAAGCGCTGATAGTTGAAAATACGGGTTCTATTTTTTTAGCCGGACCTTATCTTGTAAAAGCAGCTATTGGTGAAAATACAGATGGAGAAACCTTAGGCGGAGCATCAACTCACTCTGAAATTTCAGGGGTTACAGATTATAAAATGCCGGATGATAAGACTTGCTTAGAAACCATCAGGGATTTAATAGATAAATTGGGTGAAAGACCAAAAGCAGGTTTTAGCCGGGAAAAGTCATTACCTCCTAAGCACGATACTAAAGAAATCTATGGAATCTTTCCGGAGAAAAATGCGAAGCAATATGACACTATTGATATTATAAAGCGAATAGTTGATGAATCAAAATTCATAGAATACAAAAAAGGATACGGAAAGTCAATTGTTTGCGGTTATGCCCGAATTGACGGCTGGTCCGTAGGAATCGTTGCCAATCAGCGAAAAATTGTTAAAAATGCTAAAGGGGAAATGCAATTTGGTGGTGTAATTTATTCAGATTCAGCTGATAAGTCAGCCCGGTTTATAATGAATTGCAATCAAAAGAAAATTCCTTTGGTTTTCTTGCAAGACGTAACCGGCTTTATGGTTGGGACAAAAAGCGAACATGGTGGCATTATTAAGGATGGCGCTAAAATGGTTAATGCCGTTTCAAATAGTGTGGTGCCTAAAATTACCTTAATTATCGGAAATTCATATGGAGCAGGTAATTATGCAATGTGTGGAAAAGCTTACGATCCGCGATTTATCTTTGCCTGGCCTTCTGCAAAAATAGCTGTAATGGGTGGCGAGCAGGCAGCTAAAACACTTTTGCAAATCCAGGTGAGTTCCTTAAAAGCAAAAAATGAAATTATAACTGCTGAAGATGAAAAAGCTTTATTGGAAAAGATTACCAATAGATATAATACACAAACTACCCCTTATTATGCTGCCTCCAGATTGTGGGTAGATGATATAATAGATCCGGCGGCAAGTAGAAAAATCATTTCAACATGTATAGAAGCAGCCAATAATGCCCCTATCGAGAGAAAGTTTAATTCAGGTGTTATGCAAACTTAA
- a CDS encoding FAD-binding oxidoreductase, with translation MSDFKLLIIGGGLSAINAYQLSLRYNIRPLIIDDNVISASHVAAGMLNPLTGRNLSKTWLCDNVFPFAHSYYKSCENFYGNKFLYSLPIYHLFRDEAEENDIYAKSADPNYRHLISTDSELRNSLPAYLKENSKGAFFRQGGFIDINNLLNQAKQHAKNNCNYLNESFNWNDLKLLNGKVEYKGKDYNAILDCTGIKVSDNPYFSKLPVMSNKGEILGLKGKLSGHSDYLYHKKIFIFKHPDGLLRVGSTYSNTDKSTQNTQAAVDFLIEKANAIMPDNYIISKHWNGFRPTTPDRRPIVGQHPKHKNLFILNGMGSKGATLSPFFAFQLIRDMLYKSPVNELVKPNRFF, from the coding sequence ATGTCTGATTTTAAGCTGTTAATTATTGGAGGTGGACTTTCAGCTATAAATGCTTATCAGCTATCACTACGGTACAATATTAGGCCTTTAATTATAGATGATAATGTTATTTCTGCCTCACATGTTGCAGCCGGAATGCTAAACCCTCTTACGGGTAGAAATCTCAGTAAAACATGGTTGTGTGACAATGTTTTTCCATTCGCACATTCGTATTATAAGTCTTGTGAAAACTTCTACGGAAATAAATTCCTTTACTCTCTACCTATCTACCATCTTTTCAGAGATGAAGCTGAAGAGAATGATATATACGCCAAATCAGCAGACCCAAATTATCGGCATTTGATAAGTACTGATTCTGAATTAAGAAACTCCCTTCCAGCTTATTTGAAAGAAAATTCAAAAGGAGCCTTTTTTCGTCAAGGTGGATTCATAGATATAAATAATTTACTGAATCAGGCAAAACAACATGCAAAAAACAATTGTAATTACCTGAATGAAAGCTTTAACTGGAATGATCTTAAATTACTTAATGGTAAAGTTGAGTACAAGGGCAAAGACTACAATGCTATTTTAGACTGTACGGGAATAAAAGTCTCTGATAATCCTTATTTTTCTAAATTGCCGGTAATGTCTAATAAAGGAGAAATTTTAGGGCTAAAGGGCAAACTGTCCGGACATTCTGATTATTTATATCACAAAAAGATATTTATTTTTAAGCACCCTGATGGACTGCTTCGTGTTGGATCAACATATAGCAATACAGATAAAAGTACACAAAATACTCAGGCAGCAGTTGACTTTTTAATAGAAAAAGCAAATGCCATTATGCCGGATAATTACATTATTTCAAAGCACTGGAATGGCTTCAGGCCAACTACACCGGATCGTAGACCTATTGTTGGACAACATCCGAAACACAAAAATCTTTTTATCTTAAATGGGATGGGAAGTAAAGGTGCTACGCTGTCTCCTTTTTTTGCTTTTCAGCTAATTAGAGATATGCTCTATAAGTCTCCTGTTAATGAGTTGGTTAAGCCAAATAGGTTTTTTTAA